In Streptomyces nojiriensis, the sequence ATCGCAAGCAGCACCAGGATGCGTCGCCGCCGCCGGGAAAGGGCTTCGAAGTCCTGGCCGTCCACCCCGTCATCCCCGCTGGTCACTCTCATGCGGCCACTGTGCGAGACCACACGGGACCCCGCCTCCCGGCGGAGCCGATCGGACCTGCTCGTCCCCGTCGGACGGACCGGCGCGCCGCAGGCAGACGGCCGATCGCATGAACCACCCGGTAAGGAGTTCGGGCCGCCTGAATGACCGTCACACCACCGCCGGTCAGCGGCGGCGAGCCCGCCCTGCCCGGGCAAAGCCACGTGCTATGACCTCAGGGAGACGCAGGTGAACCACCGGGTTCCCGACGGACGTCGATGCCGAGGAGTTGATTCGCATGTCGGCCGATGGTCCCGTCGGAGCACCGGGGGCGCCGCCGCCCGATCCCTTCGCCCAGGTCAGGAACCGCAGCTACATCAGGCTCCTGGTCATGGCCGCGGTGCTCGGGGTGCCGATCTCCGCAGGCGCGTACGGCTTCCTCGCGCTGGTCGATGCGCTTCAGCCCTGGACCTACACCGACCTGCCCAAGGCGCTGGGTTTCCAGGGGACCCCACCTTGGTGGCCCCTGCCCCTGCTTGCCGTGGCAGGACTGCTGGTGGGAGCGACGATCCGCTGCCTTCCCGGGATCGGCGGCCACAAGCCGGCCGAAGGGTTGTCGACGGCGGGCGCGCCGAAGCCGCGCGAGCTGCCCGGCATCCTCCTCGCAGCCGTGGCCACGCTGGGCCTCGGCGCGGTCCTCGGACCGGAGGCTCCGCTCATCATGCTCGGCAGTGGCGTGGCCCTCTGGCTGGTACGCCTGCTCAAGCCGGACATGCCCGAGCAGGCCGGGGCCGTGGTCGGCGCGACGGGGAGCTTCGCAGCGGTCAGCACCCTGCTCGGATCCCCCATCACCGGGGCCTTCCTCCTCATGGAGGCGTCGGGGCTCGGCGGGCCGATGCTCGGGATCGTGCTGGTGCCTGGCCTTCTCGCGGCCGGCATCGGCACGCTCGTCTTCATCGGCCTGGACAACTGGACCGGCCTCGGCACGTACTCCCTGGCCATTGCGGAGGTACCACACGCGAACTCGCCCACCGTCGCCGAATTCGCCTGGGCACTCGCCATCGGACTGGCGGCTGCCTTCGCCGGCACGGGGATCCGGCGGCTCTCCCTCTGGCTGCAGCCGCGCGTCGAACGGCACCTGCTTCCCGCCACCGCACTGATGGGCCTCGTGATCGGCGGGCTCGCCATCGCCTACGCCCAAGGCACCGGAAAAGCCGCGACCGAGGTGATGTACTCGGGGCAGGCCGCGATGGGCCCGCTGCTCGCGAACAGCGCCGATTACACCGTCGGCACGTTGACGCTCCTCCTCGCCTGCAAGGGGCTCGCGTACTGCGTCTCGCTGAGCGCCTTCCGGGGCGGACCGATCTTCGTGGCGATGTTCCTCGGGGCGGCGGGCGGCATCGCCCTGTCGCACCTTCCAGGGCTGCAGCTCACCCCGGCGTTCGCCATGGGCGTCGGAGCCATGTCGGTCGCCATGCTCAAGCTCCCCTTGACGTCGGTGCTGCTGGCCACCCTGCTGCTGGGGGCGCAGGGCCTTACCGTCATGCCGCTGGTCATCGTCGCAGTGGTGGTCGCCTACGTCGTGACGCTCAGGCTCAGCCCGGCCCCGACCGGCAGATCCGAGGCCGGGGCGCAGAAGGGCTCTGCCCCGGCATGACGCACCACAGGCGTGGCCGGCCCGGGCATCGCGGTAGAGGACACACAGGGTGTCCTGAGCTTGTGCCAGCAGTTCGCGGGTCGACGGCACGCACCTCCGAACCACTCCCGACATCGAAGTACACGGGACCCGGATCACCACCGCGGCCCCAACAACCGGTGCAGTTGGACCGAGTCGGCCGCGCAACGCGCACACGGCGTCAACATCCCACATCCACCCATGCGGGTGAACTTCACGGGGCCGGGCTGCGCCTGCAAAGGCGCGGGCCGCCGGCGGTAGCGATCCGCGCCAGTCCGTCTGCGCCACCACCGTCTTCCGAGAACTCGGCGACCGCCACCTCGAAGGCCGGGCGCTGAGTGCTTGGGCAATTACGCACAACGAGCGCTGGCTGAAGCGAGCTGAGCAGCCTTCGCCCTCTTTGGATGGCCCGCGGCCGCGGCGGCGCTGCGCAGGCCGGGGGCGGCACCCCTTCCGGAGTTCGGACAGGGACCGCCCGCTGCGCGCAGCAGTGCGGGCCGTCGCCCGGTCGGGGCGACGGCCCGTGTGCGCGTGCCGGTCAGTGGCTGGTTGCCGCGTGGTCCGGCTGCGGGTGGGTCACATCACGCAGGGTGCGCGGCCTACGCGTGACGGGGTTAGCGGCGGCGTCCCCAGGACTCGGTGTCGACCGTGCGCCCGCGGTCGTCGCGCAGCGTCGCGGTGTCGGAGCCGTTGTCCCAGACGTAGTCGCGGCGGTCCTGGTAGAGGTCGGTGCGGGTGTCGCGGCCGTTGCCGGTGTGGATGCGGATGGTGGCGTGGCGTGCGATGCGGACGTTGTCGAAGCGGTAGCGGTTGCCGTCGCGGTCGCGCAGCGTCCAGCCCCGGAGGTTGATCGCGTCGCGGGTGGTGTTGGTGATCTCCACCCACTCGGCGTTCAGGGAGCGGTTCGAGCGGTCCTCGCGTCCGGGGCTGTCGGCCTGGACCCGGCTGATCTCCACCCGCGGACGCTGCTGGTGGTGACGGTCACCGTCCGCGGCGGACGCCGGCAGCGCGGCGGCCGAGACGACGGCACCGGCGGCCAGGACCGTGGCGGCGATACGGCGTACGGAGGAAGAAGCAGAAGACATGGGTGACGCTCCCTCAAGAACAGCGCCCCACCAGCCGAAACAGGTCGGTAGAGGCAGTTCGGAGTCGGCCCGGATGAGCCGAGGGCCACACTCTCGACCCGACACGGGCCCCGCCGCAGCCCCCGCCGACGCCGGTTACCGGACACGGACATATCCGTCACACTCGCCTGCGCACAGCACGCATTCCCCACGAACGTGCCCCTGACATTCACTGACCGCTACACCCACCCGCCCCGGAAGCCGCGCCCACGGCGTGGCGTGCTCCGGCGCACCACCAGGCGCACTCTTCCCCCGCCTCACCCGCCCGGGCTAGTTGATGAAGTAACAGCCGTTCTGCGGAATTCTTCGCACTTAGGCCCGTGATTCGCGCATATGTCCAGTCTGGCGGCAGGTCGATGCCCTCGGGCACGAGGGGGGCCTCGGCCGCTTGCGCCATCACGGCTCACTGCCCGCGACCGGAGCAACTGGCGAGTCGGCGAGCCCGGGAGGCGCAGAGCATCCCGACGAAGTCGCGCGGCGGCCGGCCACAGCCGGCCCGACGGGGAGCGGGTTCTCCCGGTCGCCGGCCTGCGGTCCGCACGCGCCGTCGGGCGAAGTCTTCGGACGGCACGCCGGATTCGGGCATTTCTCCCGGTGTGCCGCCTGACCGCATGTTAGGGATATAAGCGCAAAGATCCGCTAAGCAGGAGGTATGTAACGATGCGTACGACTCTTCTTCGTGTGGCGATCGCGCTGGGCACCGCGGCAGTGCTGGCCGCCGTCGGCGCCGGCGCGGCCGGCGCCGACGGCCTGGGCAGCTCAGGCATCGGAAACCATGGCGTCGGAAACGCCGGTGTCTTCAACGACGGTGTAGGCAACGCCGGCGCCTTCAACAACGGTGTAGGCAACGCCGGCATCGCCAACTGGGGACTGGGCAACGCAGGCATCGCAAACACCGGCATCGGCAGCCACGGCATCGGCAACTCAGGCACCGGCACCGCCGGCATCGGCAACTGAGACAGCCCGCAGGACCCGCACGACCGAGTGACACGACGCGCCCGGCCACCGGCTGGGCGCGTCCGCCCGAGCCGCGCCCCTCATCCGCTGCGCACGCCGGCCCGGGCGCATCCCGCCAAACAGTCGACCCGCGACCGGCGGAAGGCGTCACGGCCCGCCCGTCCGAACCGCTGCCCCCGGCCCCGCTCACCCCATCGGAGGGAAACCGCACGTGTAGTCGTGCGGCTCGTCGGCGGCGGGGGCGTTCCTCACGTCGCGCACCGTCATGAGGATGAGTCCGGTCAGGAGCATGAAGATTCCGCTGCCGATGCACCACCATCCGGCGGTCGTCGGGCGGGCTTCCG encodes:
- a CDS encoding chloride channel protein yields the protein MSADGPVGAPGAPPPDPFAQVRNRSYIRLLVMAAVLGVPISAGAYGFLALVDALQPWTYTDLPKALGFQGTPPWWPLPLLAVAGLLVGATIRCLPGIGGHKPAEGLSTAGAPKPRELPGILLAAVATLGLGAVLGPEAPLIMLGSGVALWLVRLLKPDMPEQAGAVVGATGSFAAVSTLLGSPITGAFLLMEASGLGGPMLGIVLVPGLLAAGIGTLVFIGLDNWTGLGTYSLAIAEVPHANSPTVAEFAWALAIGLAAAFAGTGIRRLSLWLQPRVERHLLPATALMGLVIGGLAIAYAQGTGKAATEVMYSGQAAMGPLLANSADYTVGTLTLLLACKGLAYCVSLSAFRGGPIFVAMFLGAAGGIALSHLPGLQLTPAFAMGVGAMSVAMLKLPLTSVLLATLLLGAQGLTVMPLVIVAVVVAYVVTLRLSPAPTGRSEAGAQKGSAPA
- a CDS encoding lamin tail domain-containing protein yields the protein MSSASSSVRRIAATVLAAGAVVSAAALPASAADGDRHHQQRPRVEISRVQADSPGREDRSNRSLNAEWVEITNTTRDAINLRGWTLRDRDGNRYRFDNVRIARHATIRIHTGNGRDTRTDLYQDRRDYVWDNGSDTATLRDDRGRTVDTESWGRRR